In the genome of Luteitalea pratensis, the window GGGATGCTTCTCGAGCAGGCCGACGCTCGCCATGATGAAACCCGGCGTGCAGAAGCCGCACATCAGCGCGTCCTTCTCGCAAAAGGCCGCCTGCACCGGATGCAGCGTGTCGCCGTTGGCGAGCCCGTCGACGTTGCGAATCTGCTTGCCCTGCACCGCGATCGCCAGGGTGGAGCACGAGTAGACCGGGCGACCGTCGACCAGCATCGTGCAGGCGCCGCAGGCGCCCCGATCGCAGCCGCGCTTGTTGCCGGTCAGGTCGGCGCGCATACGCAGCGCGTCGAGGAGCGTCACCCGCGGCTCGAGCATCAGGTCCAGCTGGCGGCCGTTGACGTTCAGACGGACGGGCACGGCGCCAGGCCCCAGCGCGGCCGGGCCGGATTGCGCCTCGGCACTCGGCGAGATGACGCTCGCCGCCACGCCGACGACACCTGTCGATTTGAGGAAATTGCGGCGTCCATGATCAACGCCGGCCAAAGAGTCGTCCTTGGGTGTCACGGCCAATCCTCTCTGCGCTGAGATATGTGCAGCCTTACGGATGTCCGTAGGTTACCGCTTTACCTCGAGCCAGTCTTGCCTGTTCCTCCATGAATCTTGCCGGTCACAGGTCCGGGAGTCGGGAGTCGGAAGTCGCGCTTCGGTAGGGCCCGCTCTCCGAGCGCGGCCCTGCACCGGCCGGGCCGAACGAACGAGCCAGTCTTTCGAAGCATTGGGCATTTCGCGGTGCGGGGCGTTTGCTACGCTGCGAATATCGGCCGCGGTCATGGCGTGGGACGGCCACGCAAAAAGAAATGCAAATCATGGAAGAGCGCACTCTCGGCAGGAACGGTCTCGACGTCTCGGCCATTGGCTATGGGTGCATGGGTCTCGAGAGCGTCTACGGCCCGGCGACCGACCGCGCGGAGGGGATCGGCATCATTCGCGCCGCGTTCGAGCGCGGCGTCACGCATTTCGACACCGCGGAGACCTACGGCCCGTTCACCAACGAAGTCCTCGTCGGCGAGGCGCTCGCGCCCATTCGCGCGCAGGTGTCGGTCGCGACCAAGTTCGGCTGGGACCTCGACGCGCAGACGGGCGCACGTACCGGTCGCCTCAACAGCCGCCCCGAGCACATCCGTCGCGTGGTCGACGCGATGTTGACGCGACTCGCGGTCGACACCATCGACTTGCTGTACCAGCACCGGGTCGATCCGGACGTGCCAATCGAGGATGTCGCGGGGACCGTCAAGGCACTCATCACCGCCGGCAAGGTGAAGCACTTCGGCCTCTCGGAAGCGGCGCCGCAGACGATCCGCCGGGCCCACGCGGTTCAGCCGCTCGCGGCCATCCAGAGCGAATACTCACTCTGGACGCGCGACGTGGAGCAGAACGGTGTGCTCGCCACCTGCGAGGAACTCGGCATCGGATTCGTGCCCTGGAGTCCGCTGGGCGCGGGTTTCCTGACAGGAGCGATCTCCGCCACGACCACATTCGACGCCGCGGATTTCCGCGCCTCGTCTCCGCGCTTCGTCCCCGAGGCACGAGCCGCGAACGTCGCGATGGTGGATCTCCTGAAGCGGATCGCCGAACCGAAGGGGGCGACGCCGGCGCAGATCGCCCTGGCGTGGCTGCTGGCGCAGAAGCCCTTCATCGTGCCGATCCCAGGCACGACGAAGCTGCATCGCCTCGAAGAGAACCTCGGTGCGGCACACGTCACGCTCACACCGGAGGACCTCCGCGACATCGCGTCGGCCAGCGCGGCGATCGAGGTGCACGGGGCGCGGTTGCCGGAAGCCATCCTGAAACATTCGTATAGGTAACGTCGCCAAGGGGGCCGGGCTCGGAGAGCCGGCCCTACCGTTGTCCGACATATTTGTCGAAGCCTTTCTTCTTCAGTCGGACATCGGGTCTGCGACTTCATCGAACCGGCTCCGGTGCGACTCGCGCGATCACTGACATCGCCGTGGTTGCCTTGCCCCAGCCGGCGTAGAAGCCCATGTGCGTCACCGCTTCGGTGATCTGGTCGCGGGTCAGGCCACTCTCGAGTCCGCGACGCAGGTAGATCTCGAGCTGGTCGTCGTCAGCCATGGCCGCCAGTGCGGCGATTGTGACCAGGCTTCGATCGCGCAGCGCGAGATCCGATCGTCGCCAGAGGTCATCGAACACAACGTCTGTGGTCAACTGCACGAACTTCGGCGCGACGGCAGTCGCGGCCTCGCTCGGCCCCGGGACTCCCGCGGCGGCGGCGGTCGCCGGGAGGCGCGGTGCGACAGTTCGTAGTGCGGCAGTGTCCACCTTCCGCGCGGAATACACCCCCTCATACACCTGCAGTGCCGAAACGGCATTCGGCCAGCCGCTGTAGACGGCGAGGTGCGCCAGCAGGCCGGATGTCTCGCTGGGCTGGAGCCCGTTCTCGAGGCCCCGCGTCAGGTGACCGGCGAGCTGTGCCGTCTTGCCCGTCGCGATCAGCACCGCGATGGTCACGAGGCTGCGGTCGCGCGGCGACAACTCGGGCCGTCGCCACACATCGCCGTACAGGACATCGTCGGTGAGGGTCGCGAGGCCGGGCGCGAGCCTCTGCTGAAGGTCTCCCGAGGGCCGCCTGGCGCCCTGCTCGCCGGCGGGAGGCTGCTGCGCAGCCTGTCCCTCGGGAGGCGCCGGTGCCAAACCCCGCTCGCCGGCGGGCGCAGCGTTGTATTGCTCCTCGCTCACCTGTTCCATCCACTGCACGGCCGTGCCTCCCCGAGGCTCGGTAATCGCGATGTGCGTCATGGATGTCTGCGGCGCCGCTCCATGCCAATGCTTCTGACCAGCTGGGATCCTGACCACGTCACCCGCACGAATCGCCTCGACCGCGTCACCCCAGCGCTGGACGCGGCCGGTGCCGACCGTGACGATCAGGGTCTGGCCACCAGGGTGCGAGTGCCAGGCCGTGCGGGCCCCGGGCTCGAATGTGACCGAGCCGCCACTGGCTGCCGAGGAGAGGAGCGAGTCGAACAGCATGTCGACACGCGCGCTACCCGTGAAGTTGTCGGGGGGGGCCTGCCGGACTGCGCGAGTGCCGCTGCGGTTGATGACCAGCGTCTGCGCCCCTGCCGGCGAGGCGAGCGGAGCCATCGCCATGAGCATCGCCGTGAACATGATCGAGGCCTTGCGCTTGTCGGTCTGCATAGACGCTCCGGGGTCCGCTGCGCCGGCCAGGCCCGGCCTGTAATGGTTTTCTCGTGCCGTCGTGTGCGCCCGTGGCAACTCAGCGACTGGACGATGAAGCAAGTTCGTCACAGGATTGGGCAAACCCCGTCGTCCTCGGAGCGCTACGATGTCTGAACGCTCATCGCCCGAACACCTCATGTCGTCCCTCCGCTCTCACGTCGAGGCCACGATGCTTGACACCCGCACGGCGCCGGCGGCGCCGGCCGTCGTTGACCAGTTCACGCGGCATCCCGCGCCGGACCAGCTCGTCACCCCGGACAGTATGTCGGTCCGCCGGCTCGCCGACCTCCTGGCGCGCTATGCCCCGTACGACGGACGCTTCGAACTGAGGCGAACCGGCGTGTTTGCTCTCCGATGGTCGCGGCCGAGCCATGAGCCGGTGCATGTCACGCAGCGTCCGGCGCTCTGCCTCGTGGCGCAGGGCGGGAAGGTCGCGATGCTCGGCACGGAGACTTTCGCGTACGACGCCGCCAGGATGCTGGTGTTTTCGGTCGATCTCCCGATCGCCGCACAGGTCACCGCTGCGAGCGCCGAGGCGCCGTATCTCGGGTTCAAGCTGGAGTTCGACCCGTACCGTGTCGCCGAGTTGACGCTGAAGGTCCACCCGCACGGGACGCCAAGACCGCCATCGGAGCGTGGGCTGTACGTGGGCCACACCACCGAGGCGATCGTCGATGCGGTGACCCGCCTGCTGGTGTCGATGGCCCACCCCGCCGACACCGAACTCGTTGCGCCGCTGATCATCGACGAGATCCTGATTCGCCTGCTGCGCAGCCCCGTAGGCGCGCGGGTCGCGCAGATCGGACAAGCCGAGTCCGGCCTGCACCGCATCGCGCAGGCGGTCGCCTGGCTGCGTGAGCACTACGCGCAACCGACCGGCGTCGAGGAACTCGCCGAGCTGGTGAACATGAGCGTCTCCTCGTTCCACCAGCACTTCAAGGCCGTGACGTCGATGAGCCCGTTGCAGTACCAGAAGTTGATGCGCCTGCACGAAGCCAGGCGGTTGATGCTGTTCCAGGGCATCGACGCGGGTCGTGCGTGCCGGCTGGTCGGCTATGTCAGTCCATCGCAGTTCAGCCGCGAGTATGCGCGCTTCTTCGGACGCGCACCGATGCGCGACGTGAGCCTCTTGCGCGCCGAAGGCGTGGCTCCGATCGGCGCGGCCGGCGTAGACTCGGCTCGTGGCCAGGCGCCCCGCTGATCCGTTCGCGTCGGTCGCCGCCATCGGCCGCACCCTGCCGGATGTCGAGCTCACGACCACCTTTGGCAAGCCGGCGCTGAAGACCGGCGGCACGATGTTCGTCTGCATCGCGTCGCACAAGTCGGCCGAGACCGACACGCTCGTCGTGATGATGGACATCGCCGATCGCGACCTGCTGGTCGCGGAAGATCCCGACAGCTATTACCTGAAGGAGCATTACGTCGGCTATCCGTGCGTGCTGGTGCGCCTCCGCCGCGTCGGCGCCGATGCCCTGCGCGGGCTGGTGATCGGCGCGCACCGGTACGTGAGCCAGAAAAAGAAGCCACCCCGTCGCGGCACGCGATGAGGCCCCCGGGCTCGGGCTGGCTGCGAGTTCTTCCCGTGGACCGGAATTTTTCCCCGGCTCATCTGCGGTTCCCTGCCGATTCGCGGCCGTTGCCGGGACGAATGATGGCGCGGGCGAGACGGATCGTTCCTTGCTTTGGTTGACTGGTCGGACATGGCTTCCCCACCTGCGCCTCGGTATGGACTCAACACGCGTTCCCTGACGGATCGCCGCCAACTTCTCGCCGCGTTCTCGCCGCGAAGCGGCGGCGACGGACGCGAGGAGGCCTACGGCCATTGGATCCACGTCCATCGTCGTGCCATGGCGTGCCGGTTCGAGGTCACGCTCGCCGCGGCGGACCGGGCATTCGTCCCGGCCGCGCTGACCGCGCTCGACGAAATCGACCGTCTCGAGCACGAGTTGAGCGTGTTCATCGCGACCAGTGCGATCTCCGAACTGAACCGCAACGCGGCTGACCGGGCCGTCGCGGTGCCGGCGGGTGTGGCGGAACTGCTGATGGACTGCCAACGCGTGCATCGGGACACCGATGGCGCCTTCGACCTGACGACGACGCCGCTCAGCCGGTGTTGGGGCTTCCTCGGGCGGGAGCCACGAGTACCTCAGCGAGCGGCGATCGAGGAGGCGCGCCGCCAGGTCGGCTTCGGTGCGGTGCACGTAAGTTCCGATCCGCCGGCAGTGGCGTTCAGCCGTCCCGGGATCGAGGTGAACCTCGGCGCCGTGGGCAAGGGCTACGCACTCGATTGCGCAGCCTCGGTGCTGCGCGACTCGGGGGTGCACCACGCACTGCTGTCTGCCGGCGGCAGCAGCATCGTGGCCATGGGTGGTCGCGGCGCAGGATGGGTGGTCGACGTCGTCTCGCCTCTCCGACCCGGGCAACCCATCGCAACGCTCTCGCTGCGGAACGCGGCGCTTGGAACGAGCGGCGCCGGCGAACAGTTCGTGGTCCAGGACGGGCGACGGTACGGTCACGTCATCGATCCGCGGACCGGCTGGCCGGCTGACGGCATCCTGTCGGTGAGCGTCGTCGCCTCGAGCGCTGCACGGGCCGACGCGCTGTCGACCGGTTTCCTGGTCGGGGGGGTCGACCTGGCGAGGCGGTACTGCAGCGAGCATCCCGACGTACTTGCGCTCATCACGCCGGACGACGAATCCGGACAGACGATCGTCGTTGGCCATTACCCAACTGCCAGGGTCGTCGGCGACTGAGGGACATCTCTTCATGGCCTCATTGCATGTTTCCCCGTTGCAGCAGACGTCGCTGGTGATCCTGCGCACGCTGGTCGGGTGGCACTTCCTCTACGAGGGCTACACGAAGCTCCTGCATCCCGCGTGGAGCCTGGCTGGCGCGCCGCTTCCATCATGGTCGTCGGCAGCGTACCTGAAGGCGGCGACTGGCCCGTTGGCACCGCTGTTTCACTGGATGGGCAGCGTGGCGTGGATCGGGTCACTCGATCTCGCGATTGCGCTTGCGCTGGCAGCAGTCGGCATGAGCCTGATGCTCGGGCTGTTCACTCAGTGGGGTTGCAGCGGCGCGCTGGCACTGCTGGTGATCTTCTACCTGGCGGCAATGCCCACCGGCGGCATCGACGTGCGCGCCGAAGGCACCTATCTCCTCGTCAACAAGAACCTGGTCGAGGCGTGCGCGGTGATCGTGCTGCTCGCGTTTCGTACCGGATCGATCGCTGGACTGGATCGGCTGTGGCTGCGGGCTCGCCCGGCAACCATCCCGGTTCAAGAGGCAGTGGCATGAATCTCACACCCGAACAGATCGAACTTGGCCGACGCAACTTCCTGAAGGTGCTGGCGGGCACGCCGGCGGTGGCTGCGCTCGGCGCAGCCGCTGCGCTGCGTGGTCCGGCGCCGGGCGGCCGGGTGCGACTCGCGTTCATCGGCCTCGGCTCGCAGGGGCGGGCGCAGTTGACCAACGTCGATCCCGATTACGGCGACGTGCGTGCCATCTGCGACATCAACCCTGCGCAGCTGAAGCTTGCAGACGGAGTGCTTGCCAGGAACAGCATGCCTCCGGTGCGCCATTACGCAGACTGGCGCGAGATGCTCCAGAAGGAGGATGTCGAAGCCGTCATCGTGGCGCCGCCGCTGTGGTCCCACGCGGAGCTCGCCATCGGGTGTCTCGACGCCGGCAAGCACGTCCTGTGCGAGAAGATGATGGCGTGGGACGTCGAGAGCTGCGAACGCATGCGCGCTGCGGCGCTTCGCAATGACCGCGTCCTCGAGATCGGATACCAGCGCAATCACAACCCGATGTACCAGGCCGCCCACGAGGGGATCGTGAAGGCTGGCGTCCTAGGCGACATCTATCACGTGCGACTCGCGTGGCACCGGAACGGCAGCTGGCGGCGCAAGGCGGAGCTGCCGTCGCCCGACTACGACCCGTCAGCTTTTGGTTACCCGACGTTCGACCACCTGATCAACTGGCGCCTCTACTGGAAGTACTCGCAGGGGCTGATGGCGGAGCTGGGCAGTCACCAGGTCAACGCAGTGAACTGGTTCCTCGGGTCTGCGCCGGAGGCAGTGATTGCCTCGGGCGGCCTCTACCGGTTCCCCGAGAATCGGGAAGTCTTCGATCACGTCTTCGTGAACTTCGAGTATCCAGGCGGCCGTACGGCCTCCTTCTCGTCCATCGAGTCCAACGCGTTCGACGAGTACTACGAGATGTACATGGGCACGAAGGGGACGTTAATCATGCTGGCCGAGCGCGAGGCGCTCCTGTTCCAGGAGGGCGGCGGCGGGCGTCAGACCGGCATCGAGGTGACGCCGGCCGGCCCGGGTGCGGTAGCGCAGTCCTCCGAGACCATGGCGGGCAACACGAATCAGGCGACCAATCGAGCGGAGACGCTGCCGGCGGCTGGCGCCGCCCCCGCGGCACGGTCATCGGCGACGCGATTGCAGATGCGGCGGTTCTGCTCGGCCATTCGCGTCGGCACGCCGTTGCTCTGCGGGCCCGACAAGGCCATGGCGTCCGCACGTGCCTGCATCGGCGCGAACGAGGCCATCAAGACCAGGGCGCGTGTGATCCTGCGCACGACCTGAGGAACTGCCAGTCACGTATGCCGAAGCCAGGCCACGCCGCGCCAGTGACAGCCGCGAACCGCTTCGTGGCGCTCCTGCGCGGTATCAAACGTCGGCGGCAACAACCTGATCAAGATGAGCGTACTGCGCGAGAGCTTCGGGGCGCTCGGCTTCAGCGACGTGGTGACGTACATCCAGAGCGGCAAGGGCGTCACCATCCGCAACTGGAACACTACGACCAGGCTGCTGACGATGCTCTGAGCCGGTGGCCATACAAGTTTCCGCAGCCTAGAGCCGTTTGATTGTCGCGAACCACGCCGGTGCACCGTCGTCGTGGAGTCTCGTCTGAATGCGGTCCGGTTCGATGGCGGCGACAGTCCATCCAGTGCTGGGGGTGAACGCCGCTCTCAGCTCTGCCCGACTGATGGGGTGCGGGCCGGTGTCGGGACCTTCGTCACTGAAGCACAGCACATACAGGGTTCCACGGGGCTTGGTCACCGACGCCAGGCTCGCCACATAGGCTGGTCGCTCATCGCCGTCGAAGGTGTGGAACAATCCGCAGTCCAGCACTGTCTGAAACCTGCGCCGCAAGCGCTCCAGCTTGAACGCATCAGCCGCAGCGAACTCGACCTCGATCCCACGATCGCCGGCCTTCTGTCGGGCGATTGCCAGTGCTGTCTCGGCCACGTCAACGCCCAGCACCGTCAATCCCAGCGAGGCGACGTGAAGGGCGTTCTCGCCGGTCCCGCAGCCCGCATCGAGCACCGCGCCGGAGAATCCGCCTTCGGATGCCACGCGCACGATGGCTGGCTGCGGCCGGCCAATGTCCCAGGGCGGCGGACCGTCCTCGTACGACGCATCCCAGGGTTGTCCTGCCAGGCGTTCGTGACTGGTCGGGTGGCGGCCATCGAACGGATCGCCAGCGAGGGTTCCTGATCGCTCTGACAAGGTCGTCCCTCCCTGCAAACAATCTTGCGCCGCGACCAGCGATCCGGCAACCGCGCCGCGAGGAGAATGGTTCGCGACGAGGTCGACAAGCTGCGATACGATGGCCCCGATACGCACCTCAGCCGGACAGGGTTCACATCAGGATTCCCCGATGATCGACCGTCGCCAGTTCGTCCAGTCCATGATCGCACTCGGAGCGGCCTCGTCGGCCTCGCCGGAGGTGCTGTTCGGGCAAGGCTCGTCCGAGCTCCGCGACCTCGCCGATGCCGCCCTGGCAACCGCGAAGAAGCTGGGCGCGACCTACGCGGACATCCGCATCAACCGCTACCGCAACCAGTTCATCTTCACCAGGGACCGCCGTGTGCAGAACATCGCCAACACGGACGACCATGGCTTCGGCATCCGCCTGATCGTCGACGGCACCTGGGGCTTTGCCAGCAGCAGCGCCGTGAGCAAGGACGAGATCGCGCGCGTCGCGGCCCAGGCCGTGGGGATCGCCAAGGCCAACCGTGCGATCAACCAGGAGCCGGTCCGGCTCGCGCCCGTCGAAGGCTTCGACACGAGCTGGAACACGCCGGTCAAGAAGAACCCGTTCGAGATGCCGCTGCAGCCGAAGCTCGACCTGCTGCTGCAGATTCACGAGGAGGCTCTGAAGGTCCCAGGCGCCAGCTTCGTGTCGGCGTTCATGCAGTTTGTCAACGAGCACAAGTACTTCGCGTCGAGCGAAGGCTCGCACATCGAGCAGTCACTGATTCGCACCTATCCGTCGTTCACGATCACGGCCGTGGACAAGGCGACGGGCAAGTTCTACTCGCGGCGCTCGCTCACGTCGCCGATGGGCATGGGCTACGAGTACGTCGAGTCCTACCCCTTGCTGCAGGAAGCGCGCGTCGCTGCCGAAGAAGCCGTTGCGACGCACAAGGCCAAGCCAGCGCCGTCCGGGCCGAAGACGCTGATCCTCCACCCCTCCAACCTGTGGCTGACGATTCACGAGTCCGTGGGACACCCCACCGAGCTCGATCGGGCGCTCGGGTACGAAGCCAACTTCGCGGGAACGAGCTTCCTGACGACCGACAAGCTCGGGACCTTCCAGTTCGGTTCCAAGCTCGTGAATCTGGTCGCCGACAGGACGCAGGAGAACGGCATGGCGACCTGCGGCTACGACGACGATGGGGTCAAGAGCAGCCGATGGCACCTCGTCAAGGACGGGACGTTTGTCGATTATCAGACGACGCGCGACCAGGCGCACCTCATTGGCCAGAAGGCCTCGCACGGCTGCAGCTATGCAGACAGCTGGGGCTCGGTGCCGTTTCAGCGCATGCCCAACGTCTCACTCGAAGCGGGCACCAAGGACGTCAGTGAGGCCGACATCATCAGCGCGACCGCCGACGGCGTGTATGTGAAGGGAGACGCGAGCTTCAGCATCGACCACCAGCGCTACAACTTCCAGTTCAGCGGGCAGACGTTCTGGGAAGTGAAGAACGGCAAGATCACCACGCAGTTGCGTGACCTCGCCTATCAGTCGAACACGCCAGAGTTCTGGAAGGCGTGCGACATGCTGGGCGGCCCGTCCACTTACGCGCTGGGTGGCGCATTCAACGACGGCAAGGGGCAACCGGTCCAGAGCAACTCGGTCAGCCACGGCTGTCCGATCGCGCGCTTTGCTGGCGTCAACATCCTCAACACCGGGCAGTAGACATGATCTGGACGAAAGAACAGGCAAAGACGCTGGCCGACCGCGCGCTCGCCCTGAGCAAGGCCGAGCAGACGTTCGTGGCCATCAACGGCAGCGAACGCGCCAGTGTGCGCTTCGCACGCAACACGGTGACCACGGCCGGCGCGACATCGGCTGTCAGCCTGGCGATCACGTCGCGTTTCGGCAAGCGTTCCGGAACGGTGACCACTGCGCGATTCGACGACGCGAGCCTGCAGACCGCGCTGCGCAACGCCGAGGAGATCGCGAAGGTCTCACCGGAGAACCCGGAGGCGATGCCGCTGCTCGGACCGCAGACGTACACGCCAGCGACCGCGTACTTCGACGACGTGGCGTCGGCCACACCCGAGTGGCGGGCGTCGTCTGTCGCGACGGCCATCGCGCTCGCGAAGAAGAATGAGGTCGTCTCGGCCGGCTTCGTGGAGACGCAGGCTGCCATGCAGGCGGTCGCGAGCTCGCAAGGCTTGTTTGCCTACGACCGCTTCACGGCAGCGGACTACAACCTGACGGCACGCACGCCGGATGGATCGGGCTCGGGCTGGGCCTCGAAGTCCTTCAATCAGCTCGGACTCCTGCGGCCAGACGTCCTGGCGGAGACGGCCATCAGCAAGGCGGCGATGGCCCGGAACCCCACGGGCATCGAGCCCGGCACCTACACGGTGGTGCTGGAGCCCGCAGCGGTGGCCGACATGGTCGCCTTCATGCTGTTCTCGGCCAACGCCCGCCAGGCCGACGAGGGACGCAGCTTCTTTGCCAAGAAGGGCGGAGGCAACAGGATCGGCGAGCAGATCGTCGGCGATGGCGTCCGTATCTACTCCGACCCCGCGCATCCGCTGGCTCCGACCGTGAGCTTCGACAACGAGGGGTTGCCGGCCGAGAAGCGCGTGTGGGTCGAGAAGGGCGTACTCCAGAATCTGTTCTACTCGCGCTTTTGGGCGCAGAAGATGGGCAAGGCGCCAATCTCCACGCCGTCGAACGTGATCATGGACGGCGGCACCGCCACGATGGCCGACCTCATCGCCGGCACCCAGCGGGGACTGCTCGTCACGCGGTTCTGGTACATCCGCCCGCTCGATCCGCAGACGATCCTGCTCACCGGACTGACGCGGGACGGTCTTTTCCTGATCGAGAACGGCAAGGTGACGCGTCCGGTCAGGAACATGCGCTGGAACGAGAGCCCGGTCGTCGCGCTGAACAACGTCGACGCGATGACGGCGCCAGAACGCGTCGTGAGCGGCGAAGGCGTCGGCGGGTCCGGCCTGTCGCTCGTGTGTCCCGCGGCACGCATCCGCGAGTTCCGGTTCACGAGCAGCTCCGACGCCGTCTGAGCTTCGGATCGAAGGACTTCCTCTTGACAGCGACAGGAGTGCGCTGGTAGCTTCTCTCGATAGCGACAGAAGACGCCGCAATCCCGGAGCCGCCGTGCCCCCACGTTCGCCCATCGAAGCCCTCCGCGGCTCGCTCGACCTGCTCGTCCTGAAGACCCTCTCGCTCTCGCCGACGCACGGCTGGGGAATCAGCCAGCGCGTCCAGCAGTTGTCGGCTGGCGAGTTCGCGATGAACCAGGGATCGCTCTACCCCGCGCTGCAGCGTCTCGAGAAAGACGGGCTGATCGCGAGCGACTGGGGCGTGACCGACAACAACCGGCAGGCCCGGTACTACCGGCTGACCGCCGCCGGACGCCGTGCCCTTGGCGAGG includes:
- a CDS encoding aldo/keto reductase, translating into MEERTLGRNGLDVSAIGYGCMGLESVYGPATDRAEGIGIIRAAFERGVTHFDTAETYGPFTNEVLVGEALAPIRAQVSVATKFGWDLDAQTGARTGRLNSRPEHIRRVVDAMLTRLAVDTIDLLYQHRVDPDVPIEDVAGTVKALITAGKVKHFGLSEAAPQTIRRAHAVQPLAAIQSEYSLWTRDVEQNGVLATCEELGIGFVPWSPLGAGFLTGAISATTTFDAADFRASSPRFVPEARAANVAMVDLLKRIAEPKGATPAQIALAWLLAQKPFIVPIPGTTKLHRLEENLGAAHVTLTPEDLRDIASASAAIEVHGARLPEAILKHSYR
- a CDS encoding DoxX subfamily, translating into MASLHVSPLQQTSLVILRTLVGWHFLYEGYTKLLHPAWSLAGAPLPSWSSAAYLKAATGPLAPLFHWMGSVAWIGSLDLAIALALAAVGMSLMLGLFTQWGCSGALALLVIFYLAAMPTGGIDVRAEGTYLLVNKNLVEACAVIVLLAFRTGSIAGLDRLWLRARPATIPVQEAVA
- a CDS encoding class I SAM-dependent methyltransferase; this translates as MSERSGTLAGDPFDGRHPTSHERLAGQPWDASYEDGPPPWDIGRPQPAIVRVASEGGFSGAVLDAGCGTGENALHVASLGLTVLGVDVAETALAIARQKAGDRGIEVEFAAADAFKLERLRRRFQTVLDCGLFHTFDGDERPAYVASLASVTKPRGTLYVLCFSDEGPDTGPHPISRAELRAAFTPSTGWTVAAIEPDRIQTRLHDDGAPAWFATIKRL
- a CDS encoding DUF1697 domain-containing protein, translated to MSVLRESFGALGFSDVVTYIQSGKGVTIRNWNTTTRLLTML
- a CDS encoding (2Fe-2S)-binding protein encodes the protein MTPKDDSLAGVDHGRRNFLKSTGVVGVAASVISPSAEAQSGPAALGPGAVPVRLNVNGRQLDLMLEPRVTLLDALRMRADLTGNKRGCDRGACGACTMLVDGRPVYSCSTLAIAVQGKQIRNVDGLANGDTLHPVQAAFCEKDALMCGFCTPGFIMASVGLLEKHPNATAEQIRKGLDGNICRCGTFPRIFEAVSSVTGGQRA
- a CDS encoding TldD/PmbA family protein, with the protein product MDRRQFVQSMIALGAASSASPEVLFGQGSSELRDLADAALATAKKLGATYADIRINRYRNQFIFTRDRRVQNIANTDDHGFGIRLIVDGTWGFASSSAVSKDEIARVAAQAVGIAKANRAINQEPVRLAPVEGFDTSWNTPVKKNPFEMPLQPKLDLLLQIHEEALKVPGASFVSAFMQFVNEHKYFASSEGSHIEQSLIRTYPSFTITAVDKATGKFYSRRSLTSPMGMGYEYVESYPLLQEARVAAEEAVATHKAKPAPSGPKTLILHPSNLWLTIHESVGHPTELDRALGYEANFAGTSFLTTDKLGTFQFGSKLVNLVADRTQENGMATCGYDDDGVKSSRWHLVKDGTFVDYQTTRDQAHLIGQKASHGCSYADSWGSVPFQRMPNVSLEAGTKDVSEADIISATADGVYVKGDASFSIDHQRYNFQFSGQTFWEVKNGKITTQLRDLAYQSNTPEFWKACDMLGGPSTYALGGAFNDGKGQPVQSNSVSHGCPIARFAGVNILNTGQ
- a CDS encoding Gfo/Idh/MocA family protein, whose product is MNLTPEQIELGRRNFLKVLAGTPAVAALGAAAALRGPAPGGRVRLAFIGLGSQGRAQLTNVDPDYGDVRAICDINPAQLKLADGVLARNSMPPVRHYADWREMLQKEDVEAVIVAPPLWSHAELAIGCLDAGKHVLCEKMMAWDVESCERMRAAALRNDRVLEIGYQRNHNPMYQAAHEGIVKAGVLGDIYHVRLAWHRNGSWRRKAELPSPDYDPSAFGYPTFDHLINWRLYWKYSQGLMAELGSHQVNAVNWFLGSAPEAVIASGGLYRFPENREVFDHVFVNFEYPGGRTASFSSIESNAFDEYYEMYMGTKGTLIMLAEREALLFQEGGGGRQTGIEVTPAGPGAVAQSSETMAGNTNQATNRAETLPAAGAAPAARSSATRLQMRRFCSAIRVGTPLLCGPDKAMASARACIGANEAIKTRARVILRTT
- a CDS encoding AraC family transcriptional regulator, which codes for MLDTRTAPAAPAVVDQFTRHPAPDQLVTPDSMSVRRLADLLARYAPYDGRFELRRTGVFALRWSRPSHEPVHVTQRPALCLVAQGGKVAMLGTETFAYDAARMLVFSVDLPIAAQVTAASAEAPYLGFKLEFDPYRVAELTLKVHPHGTPRPPSERGLYVGHTTEAIVDAVTRLLVSMAHPADTELVAPLIIDEILIRLLRSPVGARVAQIGQAESGLHRIAQAVAWLREHYAQPTGVEELAELVNMSVSSFHQHFKAVTSMSPLQYQKLMRLHEARRLMLFQGIDAGRACRLVGYVSPSQFSREYARFFGRAPMRDVSLLRAEGVAPIGAAGVDSARGQAPR
- a CDS encoding FAD:protein FMN transferase, giving the protein MASPPAPRYGLNTRSLTDRRQLLAAFSPRSGGDGREEAYGHWIHVHRRAMACRFEVTLAAADRAFVPAALTALDEIDRLEHELSVFIATSAISELNRNAADRAVAVPAGVAELLMDCQRVHRDTDGAFDLTTTPLSRCWGFLGREPRVPQRAAIEEARRQVGFGAVHVSSDPPAVAFSRPGIEVNLGAVGKGYALDCAASVLRDSGVHHALLSAGGSSIVAMGGRGAGWVVDVVSPLRPGQPIATLSLRNAALGTSGAGEQFVVQDGRRYGHVIDPRTGWPADGILSVSVVASSAARADALSTGFLVGGVDLARRYCSEHPDVLALITPDDESGQTIVVGHYPTARVVGD
- a CDS encoding cupin domain-containing carboxymuconolactone decarboxylase family protein; its protein translation is MQTDKRKASIMFTAMLMAMAPLASPAGAQTLVINRSGTRAVRQAPPDNFTGSARVDMLFDSLLSSAASGGSVTFEPGARTAWHSHPGGQTLIVTVGTGRVQRWGDAVEAIRAGDVVRIPAGQKHWHGAAPQTSMTHIAITEPRGGTAVQWMEQVSEEQYNAAPAGERGLAPAPPEGQAAQQPPAGEQGARRPSGDLQQRLAPGLATLTDDVLYGDVWRRPELSPRDRSLVTIAVLIATGKTAQLAGHLTRGLENGLQPSETSGLLAHLAVYSGWPNAVSALQVYEGVYSARKVDTAALRTVAPRLPATAAAAGVPGPSEAATAVAPKFVQLTTDVVFDDLWRRSDLALRDRSLVTIAALAAMADDDQLEIYLRRGLESGLTRDQITEAVTHMGFYAGWGKATTAMSVIARVAPEPVR